A DNA window from Taeniopygia guttata chromosome 8, bTaeGut7.mat, whole genome shotgun sequence contains the following coding sequences:
- the RGS2 gene encoding regulator of G-protein signaling 2: protein MERGGRRRSEPEEADKGRMKRTIIKDWKTRLSYFLQNSSHPNKRKSKKAGKRHSYFRPSAEEVQLWSEAFDELLASKYGLAAFRAFLKSEFCEENIEFWLACEDFKKTKSPQKLTSKAKKIYNDFIEKEAPKEINIDFQTKNMIAQNIQEATHTCFSVAQKRVYSLMENNSYPRFLESEFYQELCKKMPINRAAQGT, encoded by the exons ATGGAAcggggcggccgccgccgcagcGAGCCGGAGGAGGCTGACAAGGGCAGGATGAAGAGAACGAT tattaaAGATTGGAAAACAAGACTGAGCTACTTTCTGCAGAACTCTTCCCATCCTAACAAAAGGAAATCTAAGAAGGCAGGGAAACGCCACAGTTACTTCAG ACCTTCAGCTGAAGAAGTCCAGCTGTGGTCAGAAGCCTTTGATGAACTGCTTGCTAGCAAGT atGGTCTTGCTGCTTTCCGAGCTTTTTTGAAGTCTGAGTTTTGTGAAGAGAACATTGAGTTCTGGTTGGCCTGTGAGGACTTCAAGAAAACTAAATCGCCCCAAAAACTGACAtctaaagcaaagaaaatctaCAATGACTTCATTGAAAAGGAGGCTCCCAAAGAG atAAACATAGACTTCCAGACCAAGAACATGATTGCGCAGAACATCCAGGAAGCCACCCATACCTGCTTCAGTGTGGCACAGAAGAGAGTTTACAGCTTAATGGAGAATAACTCCTACCCGCGGTTTTTGGAATCTGAATTCTACCAGGAACTGTGCAAGAAGATGCCTATCaacagagcagcccagggcacatGA